The Thermococcus peptonophilus genomic sequence GCTTGCCGAGGAAGAAGGCTACCTGATAGGCAGGGACGTCTTCGTGTCGAGGAACGGGTACACGGTTGAGATTGAGTGAGGGTAAAACTGATAAAGGATTCCTCCTCTCTTTTTTCAGCTTCACTTTCATTGCTCACGGGGTGGTATCATGGGAAAGTACGATGAGCTGTTCGCAAGGATTAAGGAAAAGGCAAGGGATGTTGATAGGGTCATCCTTGAACTTGTGCCGGAAAAGGAGCCGCTTGAGCTTTACAGGGCCGCGAGGCACTATCCCCTCGCAGGAGGAAAGCGCGTTAGGCCCTTCGTTGTTCTCCGTGCTGCAGAGGCAGTGGGCGGCGACCCTGAGAAGGCCCTTTATCCAGCCGCTTCCGTCGAGTTCATTCACAACTACTCCCTCGTCCACGACGACATAATGGACATGGACGAACTCAGACGGGGCAGGCCGACCGTCCACAAGCTCTGGGGAGTGAACATGGCTATTTTAGCTGGAGATCTCCTCTTCAGCAAGGCCTTCGAGGCGATAGCGAAGGCTGATGTTCCGGCCGAGAAGAAGGCGAGGATTCTGGATGTCCTCGTCAGGACTTCGAACATGCTCTGTGAAGGTCAGGCCCTCGACATAGAGTTTGAGACGAGGGAAGAGGTCACTGTCGAGGAGTATCTAAAGATGATAAGCGGCAAGACCGGGGCGCTCTTCCAGGGTTCGGCCGAGATAGGGGCCATAGTGGGAACCGACAACGAGGAGTACATCCAGGCCCTCTCAAAGTGGGGCATGAACGTCGGAATAGCCTTCCAGATATGGGACGACGTCCTCGATCTGATTGCCGACGAGGAGAAGCTCGGAAAGCCCGTCGGGAGCGACATAAGGAAAGGTAAGAAGACGCTTATAGTCAGCCACTTCTTCGAGCACGCGAGTGAGGAGGACAAGGTCGAGTTTATGAAAGTCTTCGGCAAGTATGCAGGCGACGCCAAGGGCGACGCGCTCATACACGACGAGAACGTTAAGGAGGAGGTCGCGAAGGCCATCGAGCTTCTCAAGAAGTACGGCAGCATAGACTACGCGGCAAACTACGCCAAGAACCTCATCAGGGAAGCGAACGAGGCCCTCAAGGTCCTCCCCGAGAGCGAAGCCAGGAAAGACCTTGAGCTTCTCGCGGAGTTCCTCGTCGAGAGGGAGTTCTGAGCTTCACCTTCTTCCCCTTTCTGTTCTCCTAGAGTGTCCCTTCCCGTGCGCTAAACCCTTAAATACCATTTCGACGTTTATCTTAACGGTGGTCTAGATGGACGTTCTAGAACTTCTCTCAAGCCTTGTGTCCTTTGAGACTGTGAACGACCCGGCCAGGGGGATAAGACCTTCCAAGGACTGCCCGGCCTTCATAAGGGATACGCTCGCATCGTGGGGGATAGAGAGCGAGCTGATCGAGCGCGACGGCTACTACGCGGTCTACGGTGAGATAGGGGAAGGAAAGCCGAAGCTCCTTTTCATGGCCCACTTCGACGTCGTGCCCGTAAACAGGGAGGAGTGGGAAACCGATCCCTTCAAGCTTACAGTAAAAGGAGACCGCGCCTACGGCAGGGGGAGCGCCGACGATAAGGGCAACGTTGCTTCCATAATGCTCGCGCTGAAGGAACTCTCGAAGGAGAAGCTTAACGGAAAGGTTCTCTTTGCATTCACTGGCGATGAAGAAATCGGCGGCAGGATGGCCATGCATCTAGCCGAAAAGCTCGCCCAAGAGAGAAAACTTCCCGAGTACATGGTAAACGCTGACGGGATTGGAATGAAGCCGATAATCAGGAGGAGGAAGGGCTTCGGTGTGACCGTTCGCGTTTCCGCAGAGAAAGCAATGGTTAAAGGTACTGTTAAGCGCGAGACCTTCAGGATAAGGACGCCCGTGCTGGAGACGAGGCACGCAGCGTACTTCCTGCCCGGCGTTGATACTCACCCGCTCATAGCGGCCTCGCACTTCCTCAGGAGCAGAGAGGCTTTTGCTGTTTCGCTCGAGGGGAAGTTCCTCAAGGGCAACGTCGTGCCGGGTGAAGTGACCCTTACGTACGTTTCTTCCGGTGAGGGTGAAGAGGTGGAGGTTGACCTTGGCCTCACGAGGCTCCTCAAGGCTGTGGTTCCCTTCGTGAGGGCTCCGATAAAAGCGGAGAAGTACAGTGACTACGGAGTCTCGATCACGCCCAACCTGTACTCTATCGAAGACGGGAAGCATGTCCTCAAGTTTGACGTGAGGGCTATGAGCCGTTCAAAGGACGAAATTGAGTGTGCGATGAAAGAGATAGCCGAGTTCAACCTTCCAGAGGCAGAGGTTGAGGTTGCTACCAATGAGAAGGCGGGCTACCTCTTCACCCACCCGGAGGAAAAGATCGTCAGAGTAACTCTGGGGGTCCTTAAGGAGCTCGGCGAGAAGGCGGAGCCCGTTGAAGGGCCAGGAGCGGCCGACTCAAGGTTCTTCACGCCCTATGGAGTGAAGGCGATAGACTTCGGGCCAAGGGGAGGCAACATCCACGGCCCGAACGAGTATGTTGAGATAAACTCGCTCCGCAAAATGCCGGCGCTTTACGCTGAGCTGGCGAGGAGGCTGGTGAGGGAGTAGTTTGATCTTTCTCCCTTTTATTGAAATTCCTGAGTCAAAGACGTGATAGTTTTCCTCTCTGGTGCTCTTTTTCTGCTCACTTTCCAAACAGTCAATTTATCCTTGTGAGCTCTGATTTTTTTATTTTCTCTTTTGCTCAAGTTCTGATAGCTGTTGAACTCGTTTTTTCAGGGAAGGTTAGATTATATTAAAAAACTTGGAATAGTAATATTTATAAGGGTGCGCACTATAAAGCGTTGAAAATGCTAAATTGCAACAGTAATAGGTACAAAGAAACAAAAGAGGAGAAGTGAGAGTTGTTTTAAAAACAAGAGATAAGGTGGTGAAGATGAAAAAACACTTATTTAAGGCTCTATTTACCTTTTTTGAAGATATGCTTCTCATTTATTTTTTAGGGGCTATAGCGGGTGTAGTAATATATCCTTTAATCAGTCTTCTAGCATGGACTAGGGGGAACTCCCTAGAGCTCGCATTCTCCATTGCTATTGCATTGTGGGGAGTCTCGATATTCCAGCGTGGAACTCTGTCGGTTCTGGACGGTAAATTACCGAGGTTTGCTGTTCAAGTTCTGGTCATTGCAGTCCCCATCATGTTTATTCCTGGCTATTGGTCAGTTGCGAGCCTTCTAGTGGGACTCTTGGGAGGTTACGCGGAGTACCAAAATAAAAGAGGTCGTAAATAAGCGATATAAATTATCCGGGTGATATCATGAAGTTCAGAGTGAGAGGTATCTTCTATCTTTTCATAATTTTCCTCTTGGTTGTTCAGGTAGGGGTAACCACTCACGAAAACGGGAAGCTGAAAAGAGAACAAGAGGGCATAAAGGAGAACCTCATTACTTCTCAGCTTACCCATGAAATCTTCGAGGTCAGACATCATGCAAAACTCATCAAAAGGCTCATGGGGCACCATTCAGATAATGAATCAAAACTCGCCCTGCTTATTGAGTTAAACAACACGAAATACTCCCTCTCAAAGCTGGAAATGAATACAGAGTACCTAGGAGCTTGGCTAGGATACGAAGATAAGACTCTGACCCCTTCTGGTGGCGATTGCCTGAAGGTTCTTGAAGTGATGTACTCCGATATCCAAAGTGGGGGCATGACTGACAAAGATGTATCTCTCGTCAGTAGGAGCATTGATGTGATCATGAACTTCACCTATGTTTATCCACCAACCTACGAGAACATCGTGAGCGGGCTGAATGAAATGAACAGAGAGTGCAGAGAACTGCTCCTGGAGGCAGACAAGACAGAGGAAAAATAAAGGAGAGAAAAACCCTCACTCCACGAACACGGCCGGCTTCAGAGGCATCGCCGCCTTTTTCTTTCCTCCCTTGTCCTCCTCGGGATTGATGACTATCTCGATGCCGAGCTCCTTCTCGATGAAGTCCTTCGCTTCCCTCAGGGCCTTTTCTTCGTCTATGCGCTTCACCTCAAAGGCCCTCTCCTTTATGAGACGCTGTATGAGCTTGCTAACTTCCTTGCCGTGCTTCCTCATTTCTGGGTCCTTCATTAGCTCTGACATGGCAGATTTGAAGTCCTTCTTCTCTGCTACAACTTCAACTACCTTCCACTTCCACTCTGGAGCCGTGTAGATGTAGGCCCTCTTCGGGTTCTCTATCTTTGCAACCGTTATGATCTCCTTGATGTCCTCTATGAGGGACTTTACGAACTCTTCCTCGGCCTCAACGGTTTCGTTCCACCACTCCGGAACCGGCTCGGGCCAGGAAGCGAGGCTAACGAAGCCCTCTCCTCCAAGCTTCTCCCAGAGCTCCTCGCTGATGTGCGGTGTGAACGGTGCCATCAGCCTGACCCAGACATCGGCGAGCGTTCTCAGGACGTAGCGCTTCGCCTCGTCATCTCTTCCCTCAGTCCTCCTCAGGTACCAGCGGAGGTCGTTGAGGACCGTGTAGAACGCCCACTGTACAGCGGTTCTCGTCCTGAACTCCTCAAGGGCTTTGGTTGCCCCTTCAATGGCCTTGTTGAGCCTGTGGAGCATCCAGCGGTCTATGTCCTTCAGTTCGACGCCTTCCTTGGCCTCGTAGGTTGCGAACTCGTTTATCAGCTCGTAGAACCTTTCGACCTGCCTGCGGAGCTTTCCAACTTCCTTTCTCCTCCAGTCAAAGTCGCTGTCGTGCTCTGCTAATCCCATTATGTAGAGCCTAACAACATCTGCACCGTTCTCCTCGATTGCGTCAATGAAGTTCAGCACGTTGCCCTTGCTCTTGCTCATCTTCTGGCCTTCCAGCGTTCCAAAGCCGTTTACCGCTATTCCCCTGGGCCAGTGCTTCCTGTCGAAGATGGCCACGTGGTTGAAGATGAAGAACGTCAGGTGGTTCGGGATGAGGTCTTTGGCTGAACAGCGCCAGTCGAGCGGGTACCAGTACTCGAACTCCTCCTTCATCTCGTGGATAACCTCAGCTGGAATTCCAGTTTTCTCGCTCAGCCTCTTCTCTTTCTCTTCGCTGAACTCTTCGCGGAAGATGTAGTCGAAGAACTCCCTGTCGAGCTTCTCAGCGTCAAGTTTGCCTTTCTTCCTAAGATGGTTGATGTGCCTGCTTATGGTGTAGTAGGCCATGTAAATGGTCGAATCGCTCAAACTCTCGATGACCCAGTCCGGATCCCACGGGAGCGGCGTTCCAAGGCCGACCTTCCTGGCACAGGCCTTCTTGTCAAGCCAGTCTATAACTGCCTCAAACTGTGCCCTCCTGCTCTCGGGGTAGATCTTCATGTTGGCGAGCGCCTCTCTGGCCTTCTCCTTCCATTCGGGGTTCCCGTAGTCTATGAACCACTGGTCGTGGATTATCTTTATGACGGCCTGGTTTCCAAACCTTGAGATGACCGGCTTGTCGGCGAACTCGTACATTATCTCGGCGATGCCCTTCTCCATCATTTCCTTTGCCACGAGCTCCTTGACTTCCTGCACGGGCTTTCTGGCGTAGGGCTCTATCTTAAAGATTCCCTTGTGGTACTCGGCCTTGTAGATGTTCTTGGTCGCCTGTTCAAGCTTCTCCTTGTCCTTCTGGCTCTTGACTCCGAGCCTCTCGGCCTCTTCAACCGCCGGGAACTCACCGTAGCCCTCAAGGCTTATCAGCGAGATGTAGCTTATCTCCTCAACGACGCGCGGGTCAATGTCGTACTTGAGCAGGATCTCGCTCTCCTTCTTCAGGTCTTCGAGGGCTATGTGGTCGAAGGGCGCGTGGGCTGGGACACTCATGACGACACCCGTTGCGTTGTCCGGGTCAACGAACTCGGCAGGCAAAATTATGACCTCGTCGCCGGTTACAGGGTTCTTGACGTACTTTCCGATGAGCTTCTCGCCCTTGAACTCCTCTATGACATCTATCTCCCTGTCCTGGAAGGAGAGCTTGTAGGCGGCCTCCCTGCTGACGATCCAGGTCTCCTCCTTGTCTCCCTTCCTCACCTTGGCCTTCACGTAGGTAGCCTTGGGGTTCAGCCACATGTTGGTGACTCCATAGACCGTCTCGGGCCGCAGGGTCGCGGCTGGCAGGTAGATGGTCTCGCCGTTCTCTTCGAGAATGAACTTGATTATGACGTACTCCAGTATCTGAATGTCTTCGCCCTCCATTATGTCGTGGTCGCCGAGCGGAGTCCCAACGACTGGGTCCCACCTGACCCTGTGGGCGCCCTTGACGACCAAACCCATGTCCTTGAGCGTCCAGAACTGCCACTCTATGAACTTGCTGAAGGGCGGGAAGAGGCTTGTCGTGTGGAACTCCCTCGTCCAGTCAACGGAGAAGCCGGCCCTTATGAATGTCTCCTTAGCGGCCTTCATGAAGTACTTGACTATCTCCTTCGGGTCTTCGAACTTCCAGAGAATGTCCTCTGGGACCTTATAGACGTCGCGGTAGATGTGGATGGTCTTGGGATCGCGGTTTTTGATGCGCTCTGCTATTCCAACTATCGGCGCGCCTGTGATGTGCCATGCCATTGGGAACAGCACGTTGTAGCCCTGCATCCTCTTGAAGCGCGCTATTACATCTGGTATCGTGTAGGTTCTTGCATGCCCGACGTGGAGGTGGCCCGAGAGGTATGGGAATGCGACCGTTATGTAGAACTTCTTTTCCTTGGGCTTTGCCTTCCTGTCCGGCTCAAAAACCCTCGCTTCCATCCAGCGCTTCTGCCACTTCTCCTCAATCTCCTTGAAGTTAAGCTCAGCCATGGCTATACCTCCTCAGAACTTTTTCAAAAGAGCGCGATTCAGACTCCAGAATAGGGGGGTTGTCTGAATAATCAGAGCGAAACGTCCGCTGAACGGTGGAGAAGGTACTCCCCCCTCATCGGCATCGGAGCGAGTAGCAGTTTTGAGTATTTAAGTTTTTTGGAATCCAAATCAAAAAGAAAAGGGGAAGCTATCAGGCGTGCTTAACTATGAAGCTCTCAACGTCTTCGAGTAGGTCGAGGGCTGTGAGCAGGTGGGCCTTGGCCTCGGCTTTCTTTACGCGCTTGAGGAGCTCCGCGCTGAGGCGAACCTCCTGGGCTGCTGTCTTGAGCTTGAGCTGGGCAGCCCTGGTGTCAACGCCCTTTCTGTAGAGCTTGGCTAGTGCCTTAGCATCTTTTCCAATGCGCTCGTGGAGGCCCTTGATGAGCATCGCCATGTCCTTCATTTCTTCCCTGACTTCCCTCTCGTGGGCCTTCCTCTTTATGAAGTGGATGGCCTTGTAGAACTCCTTAACTGTCTCTTTGTTGGCAATTATGACGTCGAGCGCTTCCGTGTAGTTGCCCTGGTCGGCCAGCTCCTTGACCTGCTCGTAGACGCTCTGGAACGCCTCTAGCCTCTCCTGGAGTTTGGTTGCATTTCTCCCGCTCTCGTTGGCCCTCTCTATGATTCTCTGGGCTATCTCTATGCCCTTCTCACCGCGCTTGAGGAATTCGTCAACGATCTTATCGGCATTGGCATAGGCGAGCTCCTTCCTTATCTCCATCAGCTTCTCATCGAGCCCCTTCTTGAGCTCCCTCGCAACCTCGAGGTCTTCCCTGGCTTTCTCAAGGTCTCTGTTCTTTATGTCCTCCATGACCTGCCTGTAGGCTTCCTTTGTCTGGTTGAGGAGCTGGGGCGCGTCTCCAACGTTTATCCCTTCCTCCTGGGCCTTTCTGATGGTCTTCTCAGCGGCTTTGAAGTAGGCCTGCATCCTCCTGAGCTCCTCCTGGATCCTCTCCCTGACATCGTTTCTCACGTTCTTGGCCTTCTCAAGGATAACCTTGTAGTGCCTCATAGCAAGGATGCCGTTTGCTATTGCACCCTCGTAGTTCCCATTCTGGTAGTCCTGGATGGCAACCTCACGGTATTCCTCAGCCTTCTGGTAGTGCTCGAAGACCGTTGAGTTCTCACTGACGTTTGTCTTCTCAATTATCATTGATGTTATATTGTGGAGCCTCTCAAGGGCGGAGACTATGTGCTCTGCTACAGCCTGCATCTCGGTGGTACTGTTGTCCTGGATTTCCGGCGGCAGTGGGGCCGTCCCGGCCTCGTCTGCAAGTGCCATCCCTGCCGGGACTATGCTCCCCAGCAGGAGGCCTATTATCAACCATACCTTCAGCCACCTCATGGCCATCACCTCGATAGTGTGTAGTGCTGAACTCCTATTTTAGGGACACGGTGAAAAAGCCTCTGAAACGCACGTTTCGAACGTTTGATAAGAATTTAGAGCTTTGTTGGGTAAAAAATGTCAAAAAACAAGCAATTTAGTTGAATGGAACACTGAGAACCGAGCTGGAACAAAAAATTTGGAAAGGTTACAGGATTATCAGCTCCCTATTCGCCTTGGTCAGTCTCTCCCCCTTATCTCCAACCACAACAACGTCGTCCTCTATCCTCACACCGGCGAGGCCAGGTACGTAAATGCCAGGCTCTATCGTGAACGTCATACCTCTTTCAAGGGCTACCTCTCCATCCGGGCCGATGTAAGGTTCTTCGTGGACGTCAAGGCCGAGGCCGTGTCCTGTTCTGTGAGTGAAGTACTCTCCGTAGCCTGCCCTTGCTATCGTCTCCCTCGCGGCCCTATCAATTTCTTTGGCCTTTATTCCCTCTCTGACCGCCTGGAAGGCGTTTTCCTGCGCTTCTTTCACTATCTCGTATATTTCGACGAGTTTTTCATCGGGCTTTCCGATGGCTACTGTCCTAGTTATGTCCGAACAGTAGCCCTTCCACTTGGCCCCGTAGTCGAGGATAACCATGTCACCCTTCCGTATCCTTCTGTCGCCCGGCTCGTGGTGGGGGTTCGCTCCGTTCTCACCGCTCGCCACTATCGGCTCGAATGAAATTCCGTCGCTCAGCTCCCGTATTCTGAGCTCTATCCTGAGTGCAAGTTCCTTCTCGGTCATTCCAATGATGTCCCAGCTCAGTATTTCCTCGAACACCCTGTCCACTACTTCTGCGGCCTTTTGCATAAGCCTAAGCTCCTCCTCGTCTTTCCGCATTCTTAGTTCCCTCATCAGCATGCTGAGCGGATAGGGGTCGAAGCTGTTTCTGCTGTGGAAAATCCCGATGAGCCAGTCAGCGCGCATGGTGTTCTCTATCAGGACTTTTCCACGGATTCCAAGCTCTTTCATTATCGTCTCAAGCTTTGAGTAGGGGTTTTCACCGTCCCTCCAGAACGTAACTGGAAAGTCCCCGATAACGTTCTGGTAGAGGCTCGGAGCGAGGAGGTGGTACTCCCCATCTGGGTTGACCGCGAGGACTGTAAGCCTTTCACCAGCCTCGTGAATGTTTATTCCGGTGAGGTAGTAGAAGTTCGCCCCAGGGCTTATCAGGGCCCCGTTGAAGCCTCTTTCTTCCATCAAGGCGGCCAGTTTTTCTATGCGCATGTGCACCACCGGTTCTGATATTCCGCAACCCTTAAAAACTCACCCTCGAACCTCGAGCGACTAGGCGGGGCGAACCCGCGGGATGTTCCCGTAAGGGAGAACCACAAACAGGGAAGAGGTGAACGAGATGGGGATGTACAAGTACATTAGGGAAGCCTGGAAGAGCCCGAAGAAGAGCTACGTGGGAGAGCTCCTCAAGAAGAGGATGATCCAGTGGAGGAGGGATCCTGTAGTTAAGAGGATTGAGAGGCCGACGAGGCTTGACAGGGCCAGGAGCCTCGGCTACCAGGCCAAGCAGGGCTACGTCGTCGTCCGCGTCCGCGTTAGGAGAGGCGGAAGGAAGAGGCCCAGGTGGAAGGGCGGAAGAAAGCCCTCCAAGATGGGTATGGTCAAGTACTCACCGAAGAAGAGCCTCCAGTGGATAGCCGAGGAGAAGGCCGCTAGGAAGTTCCCGAACCTCGAGGTCCTCAACTCCTACTGGGTCGGCGAAGACGGTATGTACAAGTGGTTTGAGGTCATTCTCGTTGACCCACACCACCCGGTCATCAAGAGCGACCCGAAGATAGCGTGGATAGCCGGTAAGGCCCACAAGGGCAGGGTCTTCCGCGGACTTACAAGCGCTGGTAAGAGGAGCCGCGGCCTGCTCAACAAGGGTAAGGGCGCCGAGAAGGTCAGGCCCAGCATAAGGGCCCACCAGGGTAAGGGTAAGTGATTTCCTTTCTCCTCTTCTCTTAACTTTGGTCTGAACTGTTCGTCCAAAGAATGTTTTTAAGTCCAGTTTACAACCTGTTCCGGTGAGAAAGATGGCACAGCTTAGAGCGCACCACGTCAGGCTTACCACGTTCATTCAGGCCACTGAGGACGAGGACAAAGTTCTCGATGCGATAGCGACTTTCATACCGGAGGAGATAGACGAGGACGACGTCCTCTTTGACATCCTCGAAACTGAGGGATACTTCGGGAACCCGATAAAGGTGGTGAACGTCGAGATAAAGAGGAGCAGAGCGGTAAGAAAGTTCCTGGAGTACTTCAAGGAACTGCTAAGCGAGGGCGACAAGAGGTATCTCCTCGACCACCTCGATGAGAAGGTTGACGAGGAGGGGACTTTCTACGTCCGCTTCAACAAGCAGAAGGCCTACCTCGGGGAGGCAGAGGTTGACGAGGGGCCCGACGTCATCCAGGTTAGGATAAAGGTCAAGGCCTTTCCGATGAGGAAGGAAGCGGTCGTCAAAGCGATTAGGGAGTGGCTGGAGGAATGAGGGAGGAAGAAGTTTCTTTTTCGCGGGACTATTTTGTCGAGATGGACGTTAGGAGTGAAGAGGCCTACGAACTGGCAAGCGAATGGTTTGACGAAGTTGTCTTCACGAAGAAGCTCGTCCTCGAAAGCCCTCCAGATTGGGACTCCCTGAAAGATGAACTCAAAGAGCTCCGTGGAAAGTACGGAAAGGTCGCTATTCTACTCGTAACCAAAAAGCCGAGCCTGATAAGGGAGGTGAAGAACAGGAACCTCAAGGCCCTCATCTACGTCCAGGGCGGCGATATGAGGATAAACAGGATGGCCATAGAGAGCGGCGTTGACGCTTTGATTAGCCCCTGGTTCGGCAGGAAGGATCCGGGCTTTGACCATACCCTGGCTAGGATGGCCGCGAGACGGGGAGTTGCGGTGGGATTCTCCCTTTCGCCGCTCCTCAATACTAATCCCTACGGGAGAGCGCAGATTCTCCGCTTTATGATGAAGACGTGGCAACTGGTGAGGAAGTACCGCGTTTTGAGGTTCCTCACTTCCTCAGCTGAAAGCAGGTGGGAAGTGAGGGGTCCGAGGGATTTGATGAGCCTTGGGATAAACATGGGGATGGAAATTCCTGAGGCGAGGGCGAGTCTGAACTTCTACCCGAGAAAAATATTGGGAAAGCTGGGCTAACCATCCAAAGCTGGGAAGTAATCTGGCTCGTAGTCTTGGAGCCTACCATCAAGGTAGTCCTCGTAGCCCTGTAAGTCGAGGAGGCCGTGTCCGCTGAGGTTGAACAGGATGACTTCTTCTCTGCCCTCTTTCTTCGCCTGAAGGGCGCGGTCTATGGCTCCTTTGATGGCATGGGCGCTTTCCGGGGCGGGGATTATACCCTCGGTCTTTGCGAAGAGGTGAGCCGCCTGGAAGACCTCGTTCTGGTGGTAGGCAACGGGCTTCACTATTCCGTGGTTTATCAGGATGCTAAGAGTTGGTGCAAGTCCGTGATAGCGGAGGCCGCCAGCGTGTATCGGCGGGACGTAGTAGGTGTGGCCTAGTGTGTGCATCTTCATTTTCGGTGTGTATCCCCCGGAGTCACCGTAGTCGTACTTGTAAACACCCCTTGTCATCGAGGGAGCGGCTTTGGGTTCAACCGCTATGAACTCGTAATCTGCCTTTCCGCTCAGGACATCCCTGACGAAGGGGTAAGCTAAGCCGGCGAAGTTGCTTCCGCCACCGACGCAACCAATTATTACATCCGGCTCCTCAAATTCTTTCATATGCTCCTGCGCCTCAAGACCGATAACAGTCTGGTGCATTAGGACGTGGTTGAGGACGCTTCCCAGGGCGTAGCGGGCCTTTTCGTCCTTCAGGACATCTTCAATGGCCTCACTTATCGCTATTCCCAATCCACCGGGGTGGTTGGGATCCTCAGCTAGGAACCTCCGCCCTACCTCCGTTCTGTCGCTCGGACTCGGATAGATTTCCGCTCCATACAAGCGCATTATGGTCTTTCTATAGGGCTTCTGCTGGTAGCTCGCCCTTGCCATGTAAACCCTAACCTTCAGCCCAAGGAGCGCTCCAGCTAAACTCAAAGCGGTTCCCCACTGGCCCGCTCCCGTTTCCGTTACAAGTCTCTCTATTCCCTGTTTTTTGGCGTAGTAGGCCTGGGCTAAAGCGGTGTTTATCTTGTGGCTTCCGGTTACGGTTGCCCCCTCAAACTTGAAGTATATCCTTGCTGGAGTATTCAGGGCCTTCTCAAGGTTCGTGGCGCGATAAAGCGGTGTTGGGCGGCCTATTTTGGAGTAGAGCTCTCTGACTTCTTTCGAGATTCCAATGTACCTCTCCGTGCTTATTTCCTGCTTCACCAGCTCCCCAGCGAAAATCCTGAAGAGCTTCTCCGGCTCTATCGGCTCGTCCGTCTCGGGGTCGAGCGGCGGTGCCAGCGGCTCTGGTAAGTCCGGCAAGATGTTGTACCACTTCTTTGGTATTTTCGAATCGGGCAGAACGGCTTTCATTCTACCACCTCCGGGGTTTTTGAGCTAAAAGCTTTGGAAAGAACAAGTCCCAAAAACGAGGGAATAATGAGCGTGAAAGCTGTGAAGACGGATAACATTAGGGCTAGACAAGAAGTTTTGCCCCTTTCACAGCAGAGGCCAAAAACAAGCCCCCCTACTCACTCCAAAAGCAATCCCGCCCGTCAGTTTTCAGACTAACTCTCTTGAGAAGGAGCAAACTCTTAACGCCAAAAACAATCACTCCTGGCACTCATTGGGCATCGTAGTTCCGAAGAGTTCAGGCTTTATATGTCTTTTGCTCGCATATTGGTAAAAATGACAGGAAAAGGCAGAAACAGAACTAAAATTTTGACGTTTTGTTACCTTATTGAGGGGCCACTTAGTATCTCTTCAATTTTTCTTACATCGGCTTTTCTTCCTTTCAGAGCTATTAATACTCTGTAATCCTCAGCGTCGCCCTGGAGAAAGTGCAGACCTCTGTCCTCTTTTTTCATGAGGTATTCAGCGTATTTCACCTGATCTTCGCTTGAGTACAGGAGCATCAACACTTCAACGCCGTCACCGACGTTGACTTTAAAGTTCATCTTTGATAGGTACCAATCGGGCATCGGTCCCGTCCAGGTTCCAGCCCCTACTGAGATATTGTT encodes the following:
- a CDS encoding polyprenyl synthetase family protein — its product is MGKYDELFARIKEKARDVDRVILELVPEKEPLELYRAARHYPLAGGKRVRPFVVLRAAEAVGGDPEKALYPAASVEFIHNYSLVHDDIMDMDELRRGRPTVHKLWGVNMAILAGDLLFSKAFEAIAKADVPAEKKARILDVLVRTSNMLCEGQALDIEFETREEVTVEEYLKMISGKTGALFQGSAEIGAIVGTDNEEYIQALSKWGMNVGIAFQIWDDVLDLIADEEKLGKPVGSDIRKGKKTLIVSHFFEHASEEDKVEFMKVFGKYAGDAKGDALIHDENVKEEVAKAIELLKKYGSIDYAANYAKNLIREANEALKVLPESEARKDLELLAEFLVEREF
- a CDS encoding M20/M25/M40 family metallo-hydrolase, producing the protein MDVLELLSSLVSFETVNDPARGIRPSKDCPAFIRDTLASWGIESELIERDGYYAVYGEIGEGKPKLLFMAHFDVVPVNREEWETDPFKLTVKGDRAYGRGSADDKGNVASIMLALKELSKEKLNGKVLFAFTGDEEIGGRMAMHLAEKLAQERKLPEYMVNADGIGMKPIIRRRKGFGVTVRVSAEKAMVKGTVKRETFRIRTPVLETRHAAYFLPGVDTHPLIAASHFLRSREAFAVSLEGKFLKGNVVPGEVTLTYVSSGEGEEVEVDLGLTRLLKAVVPFVRAPIKAEKYSDYGVSITPNLYSIEDGKHVLKFDVRAMSRSKDEIECAMKEIAEFNLPEAEVEVATNEKAGYLFTHPEEKIVRVTLGVLKELGEKAEPVEGPGAADSRFFTPYGVKAIDFGPRGGNIHGPNEYVEINSLRKMPALYAELARRLVRE
- the leuS gene encoding leucine--tRNA ligase; translated protein: MAELNFKEIEEKWQKRWMEARVFEPDRKAKPKEKKFYITVAFPYLSGHLHVGHARTYTIPDVIARFKRMQGYNVLFPMAWHITGAPIVGIAERIKNRDPKTIHIYRDVYKVPEDILWKFEDPKEIVKYFMKAAKETFIRAGFSVDWTREFHTTSLFPPFSKFIEWQFWTLKDMGLVVKGAHRVRWDPVVGTPLGDHDIMEGEDIQILEYVIIKFILEENGETIYLPAATLRPETVYGVTNMWLNPKATYVKAKVRKGDKEETWIVSREAAYKLSFQDREIDVIEEFKGEKLIGKYVKNPVTGDEVIILPAEFVDPDNATGVVMSVPAHAPFDHIALEDLKKESEILLKYDIDPRVVEEISYISLISLEGYGEFPAVEEAERLGVKSQKDKEKLEQATKNIYKAEYHKGIFKIEPYARKPVQEVKELVAKEMMEKGIAEIMYEFADKPVISRFGNQAVIKIIHDQWFIDYGNPEWKEKAREALANMKIYPESRRAQFEAVIDWLDKKACARKVGLGTPLPWDPDWVIESLSDSTIYMAYYTISRHINHLRKKGKLDAEKLDREFFDYIFREEFSEEKEKRLSEKTGIPAEVIHEMKEEFEYWYPLDWRCSAKDLIPNHLTFFIFNHVAIFDRKHWPRGIAVNGFGTLEGQKMSKSKGNVLNFIDAIEENGADVVRLYIMGLAEHDSDFDWRRKEVGKLRRQVERFYELINEFATYEAKEGVELKDIDRWMLHRLNKAIEGATKALEEFRTRTAVQWAFYTVLNDLRWYLRRTEGRDDEAKRYVLRTLADVWVRLMAPFTPHISEELWEKLGGEGFVSLASWPEPVPEWWNETVEAEEEFVKSLIEDIKEIITVAKIENPKRAYIYTAPEWKWKVVEVVAEKKDFKSAMSELMKDPEMRKHGKEVSKLIQRLIKERAFEVKRIDEEKALREAKDFIEKELGIEIVINPEEDKGGKKKAAMPLKPAVFVE
- a CDS encoding M24 family metallopeptidase, which translates into the protein MRIEKLAALMEERGFNGALISPGANFYYLTGINIHEAGERLTVLAVNPDGEYHLLAPSLYQNVIGDFPVTFWRDGENPYSKLETIMKELGIRGKVLIENTMRADWLIGIFHSRNSFDPYPLSMLMRELRMRKDEEELRLMQKAAEVVDRVFEEILSWDIIGMTEKELALRIELRIRELSDGISFEPIVASGENGANPHHEPGDRRIRKGDMVILDYGAKWKGYCSDITRTVAIGKPDEKLVEIYEIVKEAQENAFQAVREGIKAKEIDRAARETIARAGYGEYFTHRTGHGLGLDVHEEPYIGPDGEVALERGMTFTIEPGIYVPGLAGVRIEDDVVVVGDKGERLTKANRELIIL
- a CDS encoding 50S ribosomal protein L15e codes for the protein MGMYKYIREAWKSPKKSYVGELLKKRMIQWRRDPVVKRIERPTRLDRARSLGYQAKQGYVVVRVRVRRGGRKRPRWKGGRKPSKMGMVKYSPKKSLQWIAEEKAARKFPNLEVLNSYWVGEDGMYKWFEVILVDPHHPVIKSDPKIAWIAGKAHKGRVFRGLTSAGKRSRGLLNKGKGAEKVRPSIRAHQGKGK
- a CDS encoding RNA-binding protein produces the protein MAQLRAHHVRLTTFIQATEDEDKVLDAIATFIPEEIDEDDVLFDILETEGYFGNPIKVVNVEIKRSRAVRKFLEYFKELLSEGDKRYLLDHLDEKVDEEGTFYVRFNKQKAYLGEAEVDEGPDVIQVRIKVKAFPMRKEAVVKAIREWLEE